One region of Arvicola amphibius chromosome 3, mArvAmp1.2, whole genome shotgun sequence genomic DNA includes:
- the Uba7 gene encoding ubiquitin-like modifier-activating enzyme 7 isoform X4, whose amino-acid sequence MDGELYSRQLYVLGLPAMQRIREANVLLSGLQGLGAEVAKNLVLMGVGSLTLHDPQSTCWADLSAQFFLSEESLGRSRAEASQAQLAQLNEAVQISVHTGDITDDLLLAFQVVVMTNSKLEELLKVGTFCHENRICFLVAETRGLVGRLFCDFGEDFTVEDPTEGLPGIVTLRQDTKRQFFYDGDLVIFSGIEGMVELNGGSPQPVRVQKDGSLEIEDTTAFSPYLRGGVVTEVKRSKTVRHKSLDKALLQPRVVAQNTQEVQRAHCLHQAFHALHKFQKLHGRLPKPWDPVDAETVVRLARDLEPLKGTKEESLDEALLRTIALSSAGSLSPMAAVLGGVAAQEVLKAVSGKFMPLDQWLYFDALECLPEDEELLPNPEDCHPRNCRYDGQIAVFGAGFQEKLSYQHYLLQVGAGAIGCEMLKGFALMGLGVRANGGVTVADMDHIERSNLSRQFLFRPQDIGSPKAEVAAGAAQRLNPDLQVTSWTYPLDPTTEHIYGDNFFSKVDGVVAALDSFEARHYVAARCTHYLKPLLEAGTQGTRGSVSVFVPHVTKTYNGPASAAASETASYPLCTLRYFPSTAEHILQWARDEFEGLFRLSAETINGYQQTCTSLSGIDRTQTPTLLQQVMGVLKMRPRTWQDCVVWALGHWQLCFHDGIVELLRLFPSDKVLEDGTLFWSGSKRYPQPLQFDPNHDMHFLYVLAAANLYAQMHGITGSQDQPSFRKLLKQLPKPESMHPDLISDGTFTPAEFAPEQLKELQERLEDWSKGPPLKPVLFGKDDDSNFHMDFVVAATDLRAQNYGILPVNHAQIKQTVGQIIPAVATSTTVVAGLLGLELYKVVSGPRPLDTFRQSSLHLAENDFIRAVPSAPAVQSFHHLTWTHWDRLKVPAGQPERTLASLLAHLQKEHGLKVKMLLSGQAVLYSAQWSLEKQTRCLCLRVTELVQQVTGRKPEPGLRVLVLELSCEGEEDETAFPPLHYEL is encoded by the exons ATGGATGGGGAGCTATACTCGAGGCAGCT GTATGTACTGGGCCTGCCTGCTATGCAGAGGATTCGGGAAGCCAATGTCTTGCTATCTGGCCTGCAGGGCCTAGGAGCcgaggtggccaagaacctggtCCTTATGGGTGTAGGCAGCCTCACCCTGCACGATCCCCAGTCCACCTGCTGGGCTGACCTGAGTGCTCAG TTTTTCCTCTCagaagagagcttgggaaggagcAGGGCTGAGGCCTCTCAAGCACAATTGGCTCAGCTCAATGAAGCTGTCCAGATCTCCGTCCATACAGGTGACATCACTGACGACCTGCTGCTAGCTTTTCAG GTTGTGGTGATGACCAACTCCAAGCTAGAGGAGCTGCTGAAGGTGGGAACCTTCTGCCATGAGAATAGAATCTGCTTTCTGGTGGCTGAAACCCGGGGCCTTGTGGG GCGGTTGTTCTGTGACTTTGGTGAGGACTTCACCGTTGAGGACCCTACAGAG GGGTTGCCCGGCATTGTCACTCTGAGACAAGACACCAAAAGACAGTTCTTCTATGACGGGGACTTGGTGATTTTCTCAGGCATTGAAGGCATGGTTGAACTCAACGGTGGTTCTCCCCAGCCTGTCCGTGTGCAGA AAGACGGGTCCTTGGAGATTGAAGACACAACAGCTTTCTCCCCTTACTTGCGTGGTGGGGTTGTCACTGAAGTCAAGAGATCCAAGACTGTGAGGCAT AAGTCCCTGGATAAAGCTCTGCTTCAGCCCCGTGTGGTGGCCCAGAATACTCAGGAAGTCCAACGTGCTCACTGCCTGCATCAGGCCTTTCATGCACTGCACAAGTTCCAGAAGCTTCATGGCCGGCTACCCAAGCCCTGGGATCCT GTTGATGCAGAGACTGTGGTGCGTCTGGCCCGGGACCTAGAGCCACTAAAAGGGACAAAAGAAGAATCGCTGGATGAGGCTTTACTTCGGACAATTGCCCTGAGTAGTGCTGGCAGCTTAAGCCCCATGGCAGCCGTTCTGGGGGGAGTGGCTGCCCAGGAAGTCCTGAAG GCAGTCTCCGGGAAGTTCATGCCCCTGGACCAGTGGTTGTACTTTGATGCCCTTGAATGTCTTCCGGAAGATGAGGAGCTCCTTCCCAATCCTGAGGACTGTCATCCG AGAAACTGCCGATACGATGGGCAAATCGCTGTGTTTGGGGCTGGTTTTCAGGAGAAATTGAGCTACCAACATTACCTCTTG CAGGTGGGTGCTGGAGCCATTGGCTGTGAGATGCTCAAAGGTTTTGCCCTGATGGGCCTGGGAGTCAGGGCTAATGGAGGTGTGACTGTAGCCGACATGGACCACATAGAACGCTCCAACCTCAGCAGGCAGTTCCTCTTCAGGCCCCAGGACATTGGG agcccCAAGGCAGAGGTGGCTGCAGGAGCAGCCCAACGTCTAAACCCAGACCTACAAGTGACCTCGTGGACCTACCCATTGGATCCCACCACAGAGCACATCTATGGTGACAATTTCTTCTCCAAAGTGGATGGCGTTGTTGCTGCTTTAGACAGTTTCGAGGCCC GGCACTATGTTGCTGCTCGATGTACCCACTATCTGAAACCACTGCTGGAGGCAGGCACACAGGGAACCCGGGggagtgtttctgtgtttgtgccGCATGTGACCAAAACCTACAatggtcctgcctcagctgcagCTTCTGAAACTGCTTCCTACCCTCTGTGTACTCTGCGGTACTTCCCCAGCACAGCGGAGCACATCCTGCAG tgggCCCGGGATGAATTTGAGGGACTCTTCAGACTATCTGCAGAGACTATCAACGGCTACCAACA GACATGCACTTCCCTGTCGGGCATAGATAGGACACAAACACCAACCTTACTGCAGCAAGTGATGGGTGTCCTAAAAATGCGTCCACGGACTTGGCAAGACTGTGTGGTGTGGGCTCTAGGTCACTGGCAACTATGCTTCCATGATGGCATCGTAGAGCTGCTGAGACTCTTCCCCTCTGATAAA GTGCTCGAGGATGGAACTCTGTTCTGGTCAGGATCCAAAAGATATCCACAGCCCTTGCAATTTGACCCCAACCAC GACATGCATTTCCTCTACGTGCTGGCAGCTGCCAACCTGTATGCACAAATGCATGGGATTACTGGCTCACAAGACCAGCCATCATTCAGGAAATTGCTGAAGCAGCTGCCAAAGCCTGAATCTATGCACCCAGACCTCATCTCCGATGGTACCTTTACTCCGGCTGAGTTTG CCCCGGAGCAACTGAAGGAACTACAGGAACGTCTGGAAGACTGGAGCAAGGGCCCTCCGTTGAAGCctgtgctgtttgggaag GATGATGACAGCAACTTCCATATGGACTTTGTGGTAGCAGCAACTGACCTGAGAGCTCAGAACTATGGGATCCTACCAGTCAACCATGCTCAG ATCAAGCAAACCGTGGGCCAGATTATCCCAGCCGTTGCCACCAGTACAACAGTTGTGGCAGGCTTATTGGGCCTGGAGCTGTATAAGGTGGTAAGTGGGCCACGGCCCCTTGATACCTTTCGTCAAAGCTCTCTGCACCTGGCCGAAAACGACTTCATACGAGCAGTGCCTTCTGCCCCAGCCGTCCAGTCG TTCCATCACCTGACATGGACTCATTGGGACCGTCTGAAGGTGCCTGCTGGGCAGCCTGAGAGGACGCTGGCATCACTGCTGGCCCATCTCCAG AAAGAACATGGACTGAAGGTGAAGATGCTGCTGTCTGGCCAGGCTGTACTCTATTCTGCACAATGGTCGTTGGAAAAGCAGACTAGGTGCCTGTGCCTCAG GGTGACAGAACTGGTTCAGCAAGTGACCGGCCGGAAGCCTGAGCCTGGGCTGAGGGtcctggtgctggagctgagctgTGAGGGTGAGGAGGACGAAACTGCCTTCCCACCTCTGCATTATGAGCTGTGA
- the Uba7 gene encoding ubiquitin-like modifier-activating enzyme 7 isoform X5: protein MDGELYSRQLYVLGLPAMQRIREANVLLSGLQGLGAEVAKNLVLMGVGSLTLHDPQSTCWADLSAQFFLSEESLGRSRAEASQAQLAQLNEAVQISVHTGDITDDLLLAFQVVVMTNSKLEELLKVGTFCHENRICFLVAETRGLVGRLFCDFGEDFTVEDPTEVEPMTAGIQDISRGLPGIVTLRQDTKRQFFYDGDLVIFSGIEGMVELNGGSPQPVRVQKDGSLEIEDTTAFSPYLRGGVVTEVKRSKTVRHKSLDKALLQPRVVAQNTQEVQRAHCLHQAFHALHKFQKLHGRLPKPWDPVDAETVVRLARDLEPLKGTKEESLDEALLRTIALSSAGSLSPMAAVLGGVAAQEVLKAVSGKFMPLDQWLYFDALECLPEDEELLPNPEDCHPRNCRYDGQIAVFGAGFQEKLSYQHYLLQVGAGAIGCEMLKGFALMGLGVRANGGVTVADMDHIERSNLSRQFLFRPQDIGSPKAEVAAGAAQRLNPDLQVTSWTYPLDPTTEHIYGDNFFSKVDGVVAALDSFEAPAASETASYPLCTLRYFPSTAEHILQWARDEFEGLFRLSAETINGYQQTCTSLSGIDRTQTPTLLQQVMGVLKMRPRTWQDCVVWALGHWQLCFHDGIVELLRLFPSDKVLEDGTLFWSGSKRYPQPLQFDPNHDMHFLYVLAAANLYAQMHGITGSQDQPSFRKLLKQLPKPESMHPDLISDGTFTPAEFAPEQLKELQERLEDWSKGPPLKPVLFGKDDDSNFHMDFVVAATDLRAQNYGILPVNHAQIKQTVGQIIPAVATSTTVVAGLLGLELYKVVSGPRPLDTFRQSSLHLAENDFIRAVPSAPAVQSFHHLTWTHWDRLKVPAGQPERTLASLLAHLQKEHGLKVKMLLSGQAVLYSAQWSLEKQTRCLCLRVTELVQQVTGRKPEPGLRVLVLELSCEGEEDETAFPPLHYEL from the exons ATGGATGGGGAGCTATACTCGAGGCAGCT GTATGTACTGGGCCTGCCTGCTATGCAGAGGATTCGGGAAGCCAATGTCTTGCTATCTGGCCTGCAGGGCCTAGGAGCcgaggtggccaagaacctggtCCTTATGGGTGTAGGCAGCCTCACCCTGCACGATCCCCAGTCCACCTGCTGGGCTGACCTGAGTGCTCAG TTTTTCCTCTCagaagagagcttgggaaggagcAGGGCTGAGGCCTCTCAAGCACAATTGGCTCAGCTCAATGAAGCTGTCCAGATCTCCGTCCATACAGGTGACATCACTGACGACCTGCTGCTAGCTTTTCAG GTTGTGGTGATGACCAACTCCAAGCTAGAGGAGCTGCTGAAGGTGGGAACCTTCTGCCATGAGAATAGAATCTGCTTTCTGGTGGCTGAAACCCGGGGCCTTGTGGG GCGGTTGTTCTGTGACTTTGGTGAGGACTTCACCGTTGAGGACCCTACAGAGGTAGAACCCATGACAGCTGGCATCCAGGACATCTCCCGG GGGTTGCCCGGCATTGTCACTCTGAGACAAGACACCAAAAGACAGTTCTTCTATGACGGGGACTTGGTGATTTTCTCAGGCATTGAAGGCATGGTTGAACTCAACGGTGGTTCTCCCCAGCCTGTCCGTGTGCAGA AAGACGGGTCCTTGGAGATTGAAGACACAACAGCTTTCTCCCCTTACTTGCGTGGTGGGGTTGTCACTGAAGTCAAGAGATCCAAGACTGTGAGGCAT AAGTCCCTGGATAAAGCTCTGCTTCAGCCCCGTGTGGTGGCCCAGAATACTCAGGAAGTCCAACGTGCTCACTGCCTGCATCAGGCCTTTCATGCACTGCACAAGTTCCAGAAGCTTCATGGCCGGCTACCCAAGCCCTGGGATCCT GTTGATGCAGAGACTGTGGTGCGTCTGGCCCGGGACCTAGAGCCACTAAAAGGGACAAAAGAAGAATCGCTGGATGAGGCTTTACTTCGGACAATTGCCCTGAGTAGTGCTGGCAGCTTAAGCCCCATGGCAGCCGTTCTGGGGGGAGTGGCTGCCCAGGAAGTCCTGAAG GCAGTCTCCGGGAAGTTCATGCCCCTGGACCAGTGGTTGTACTTTGATGCCCTTGAATGTCTTCCGGAAGATGAGGAGCTCCTTCCCAATCCTGAGGACTGTCATCCG AGAAACTGCCGATACGATGGGCAAATCGCTGTGTTTGGGGCTGGTTTTCAGGAGAAATTGAGCTACCAACATTACCTCTTG CAGGTGGGTGCTGGAGCCATTGGCTGTGAGATGCTCAAAGGTTTTGCCCTGATGGGCCTGGGAGTCAGGGCTAATGGAGGTGTGACTGTAGCCGACATGGACCACATAGAACGCTCCAACCTCAGCAGGCAGTTCCTCTTCAGGCCCCAGGACATTGGG agcccCAAGGCAGAGGTGGCTGCAGGAGCAGCCCAACGTCTAAACCCAGACCTACAAGTGACCTCGTGGACCTACCCATTGGATCCCACCACAGAGCACATCTATGGTGACAATTTCTTCTCCAAAGTGGATGGCGTTGTTGCTGCTTTAGACAGTTTCGAGGCCC ctgcagCTTCTGAAACTGCTTCCTACCCTCTGTGTACTCTGCGGTACTTCCCCAGCACAGCGGAGCACATCCTGCAG tgggCCCGGGATGAATTTGAGGGACTCTTCAGACTATCTGCAGAGACTATCAACGGCTACCAACA GACATGCACTTCCCTGTCGGGCATAGATAGGACACAAACACCAACCTTACTGCAGCAAGTGATGGGTGTCCTAAAAATGCGTCCACGGACTTGGCAAGACTGTGTGGTGTGGGCTCTAGGTCACTGGCAACTATGCTTCCATGATGGCATCGTAGAGCTGCTGAGACTCTTCCCCTCTGATAAA GTGCTCGAGGATGGAACTCTGTTCTGGTCAGGATCCAAAAGATATCCACAGCCCTTGCAATTTGACCCCAACCAC GACATGCATTTCCTCTACGTGCTGGCAGCTGCCAACCTGTATGCACAAATGCATGGGATTACTGGCTCACAAGACCAGCCATCATTCAGGAAATTGCTGAAGCAGCTGCCAAAGCCTGAATCTATGCACCCAGACCTCATCTCCGATGGTACCTTTACTCCGGCTGAGTTTG CCCCGGAGCAACTGAAGGAACTACAGGAACGTCTGGAAGACTGGAGCAAGGGCCCTCCGTTGAAGCctgtgctgtttgggaag GATGATGACAGCAACTTCCATATGGACTTTGTGGTAGCAGCAACTGACCTGAGAGCTCAGAACTATGGGATCCTACCAGTCAACCATGCTCAG ATCAAGCAAACCGTGGGCCAGATTATCCCAGCCGTTGCCACCAGTACAACAGTTGTGGCAGGCTTATTGGGCCTGGAGCTGTATAAGGTGGTAAGTGGGCCACGGCCCCTTGATACCTTTCGTCAAAGCTCTCTGCACCTGGCCGAAAACGACTTCATACGAGCAGTGCCTTCTGCCCCAGCCGTCCAGTCG TTCCATCACCTGACATGGACTCATTGGGACCGTCTGAAGGTGCCTGCTGGGCAGCCTGAGAGGACGCTGGCATCACTGCTGGCCCATCTCCAG AAAGAACATGGACTGAAGGTGAAGATGCTGCTGTCTGGCCAGGCTGTACTCTATTCTGCACAATGGTCGTTGGAAAAGCAGACTAGGTGCCTGTGCCTCAG GGTGACAGAACTGGTTCAGCAAGTGACCGGCCGGAAGCCTGAGCCTGGGCTGAGGGtcctggtgctggagctgagctgTGAGGGTGAGGAGGACGAAACTGCCTTCCCACCTCTGCATTATGAGCTGTGA
- the Uba7 gene encoding ubiquitin-like modifier-activating enzyme 7 isoform X6 produces MTAGIQDISRGLPGIVTLRQDTKRQFFYDGDLVIFSGIEGMVELNGGSPQPVRVQKDGSLEIEDTTAFSPYLRGGVVTEVKRSKTVRHKSLDKALLQPRVVAQNTQEVQRAHCLHQAFHALHKFQKLHGRLPKPWDPVDAETVVRLARDLEPLKGTKEESLDEALLRTIALSSAGSLSPMAAVLGGVAAQEVLKAVSGKFMPLDQWLYFDALECLPEDEELLPNPEDCHPRNCRYDGQIAVFGAGFQEKLSYQHYLLQVGAGAIGCEMLKGFALMGLGVRANGGVTVADMDHIERSNLSRQFLFRPQDIGSPKAEVAAGAAQRLNPDLQVTSWTYPLDPTTEHIYGDNFFSKVDGVVAALDSFEARHYVAARCTHYLKPLLEAGTQGTRGSVSVFVPHVTKTYNGPASAAASETASYPLCTLRYFPSTAEHILQWARDEFEGLFRLSAETINGYQQTCTSLSGIDRTQTPTLLQQVMGVLKMRPRTWQDCVVWALGHWQLCFHDGIVELLRLFPSDKVLEDGTLFWSGSKRYPQPLQFDPNHDMHFLYVLAAANLYAQMHGITGSQDQPSFRKLLKQLPKPESMHPDLISDGTFTPAEFAPEQLKELQERLEDWSKGPPLKPVLFGKDDDSNFHMDFVVAATDLRAQNYGILPVNHAQIKQTVGQIIPAVATSTTVVAGLLGLELYKVVSGPRPLDTFRQSSLHLAENDFIRAVPSAPAVQSFHHLTWTHWDRLKVPAGQPERTLASLLAHLQKEHGLKVKMLLSGQAVLYSAQWSLEKQTRCLCLRVTELVQQVTGRKPEPGLRVLVLELSCEGEEDETAFPPLHYEL; encoded by the exons ATGACAGCTGGCATCCAGGACATCTCCCGG GGGTTGCCCGGCATTGTCACTCTGAGACAAGACACCAAAAGACAGTTCTTCTATGACGGGGACTTGGTGATTTTCTCAGGCATTGAAGGCATGGTTGAACTCAACGGTGGTTCTCCCCAGCCTGTCCGTGTGCAGA AAGACGGGTCCTTGGAGATTGAAGACACAACAGCTTTCTCCCCTTACTTGCGTGGTGGGGTTGTCACTGAAGTCAAGAGATCCAAGACTGTGAGGCAT AAGTCCCTGGATAAAGCTCTGCTTCAGCCCCGTGTGGTGGCCCAGAATACTCAGGAAGTCCAACGTGCTCACTGCCTGCATCAGGCCTTTCATGCACTGCACAAGTTCCAGAAGCTTCATGGCCGGCTACCCAAGCCCTGGGATCCT GTTGATGCAGAGACTGTGGTGCGTCTGGCCCGGGACCTAGAGCCACTAAAAGGGACAAAAGAAGAATCGCTGGATGAGGCTTTACTTCGGACAATTGCCCTGAGTAGTGCTGGCAGCTTAAGCCCCATGGCAGCCGTTCTGGGGGGAGTGGCTGCCCAGGAAGTCCTGAAG GCAGTCTCCGGGAAGTTCATGCCCCTGGACCAGTGGTTGTACTTTGATGCCCTTGAATGTCTTCCGGAAGATGAGGAGCTCCTTCCCAATCCTGAGGACTGTCATCCG AGAAACTGCCGATACGATGGGCAAATCGCTGTGTTTGGGGCTGGTTTTCAGGAGAAATTGAGCTACCAACATTACCTCTTG CAGGTGGGTGCTGGAGCCATTGGCTGTGAGATGCTCAAAGGTTTTGCCCTGATGGGCCTGGGAGTCAGGGCTAATGGAGGTGTGACTGTAGCCGACATGGACCACATAGAACGCTCCAACCTCAGCAGGCAGTTCCTCTTCAGGCCCCAGGACATTGGG agcccCAAGGCAGAGGTGGCTGCAGGAGCAGCCCAACGTCTAAACCCAGACCTACAAGTGACCTCGTGGACCTACCCATTGGATCCCACCACAGAGCACATCTATGGTGACAATTTCTTCTCCAAAGTGGATGGCGTTGTTGCTGCTTTAGACAGTTTCGAGGCCC GGCACTATGTTGCTGCTCGATGTACCCACTATCTGAAACCACTGCTGGAGGCAGGCACACAGGGAACCCGGGggagtgtttctgtgtttgtgccGCATGTGACCAAAACCTACAatggtcctgcctcagctgcagCTTCTGAAACTGCTTCCTACCCTCTGTGTACTCTGCGGTACTTCCCCAGCACAGCGGAGCACATCCTGCAG tgggCCCGGGATGAATTTGAGGGACTCTTCAGACTATCTGCAGAGACTATCAACGGCTACCAACA GACATGCACTTCCCTGTCGGGCATAGATAGGACACAAACACCAACCTTACTGCAGCAAGTGATGGGTGTCCTAAAAATGCGTCCACGGACTTGGCAAGACTGTGTGGTGTGGGCTCTAGGTCACTGGCAACTATGCTTCCATGATGGCATCGTAGAGCTGCTGAGACTCTTCCCCTCTGATAAA GTGCTCGAGGATGGAACTCTGTTCTGGTCAGGATCCAAAAGATATCCACAGCCCTTGCAATTTGACCCCAACCAC GACATGCATTTCCTCTACGTGCTGGCAGCTGCCAACCTGTATGCACAAATGCATGGGATTACTGGCTCACAAGACCAGCCATCATTCAGGAAATTGCTGAAGCAGCTGCCAAAGCCTGAATCTATGCACCCAGACCTCATCTCCGATGGTACCTTTACTCCGGCTGAGTTTG CCCCGGAGCAACTGAAGGAACTACAGGAACGTCTGGAAGACTGGAGCAAGGGCCCTCCGTTGAAGCctgtgctgtttgggaag GATGATGACAGCAACTTCCATATGGACTTTGTGGTAGCAGCAACTGACCTGAGAGCTCAGAACTATGGGATCCTACCAGTCAACCATGCTCAG ATCAAGCAAACCGTGGGCCAGATTATCCCAGCCGTTGCCACCAGTACAACAGTTGTGGCAGGCTTATTGGGCCTGGAGCTGTATAAGGTGGTAAGTGGGCCACGGCCCCTTGATACCTTTCGTCAAAGCTCTCTGCACCTGGCCGAAAACGACTTCATACGAGCAGTGCCTTCTGCCCCAGCCGTCCAGTCG TTCCATCACCTGACATGGACTCATTGGGACCGTCTGAAGGTGCCTGCTGGGCAGCCTGAGAGGACGCTGGCATCACTGCTGGCCCATCTCCAG AAAGAACATGGACTGAAGGTGAAGATGCTGCTGTCTGGCCAGGCTGTACTCTATTCTGCACAATGGTCGTTGGAAAAGCAGACTAGGTGCCTGTGCCTCAG GGTGACAGAACTGGTTCAGCAAGTGACCGGCCGGAAGCCTGAGCCTGGGCTGAGGGtcctggtgctggagctgagctgTGAGGGTGAGGAGGACGAAACTGCCTTCCCACCTCTGCATTATGAGCTGTGA